gtcagagttcacagtgatGACGTTATTATGGTGCGGTCACGTGTCATACAACCCAGTGTACAATTTTCAAATGCATCTgcttcgaccacttcctctgtcagctcgTTCCATTGACTGACCACAAAAGGTTGTCATTCTGCTCTCCAATTaaacccctttcccctctcacgtTAGACCTGTGCGCTCCGGTGCTCGATTCTCCAGTTCTACGGAAAATAGCTGTCCGCATTCACAGCTCGTGGTTTTATACGCCTTTTTATGGTCACCCCTACACTCCGAGAATTGAAGTCTTAACCAGTAGAAGCTGTCTCCAGAAATCAGTCCCTCGGGTCCGGCAACTTCCTCgttctcctccttctctctgctCGCTTCTCACATTACCCACCAcatcctctctcaccctctcctaCCCCCTTCTCCCCGTTTGCTCGGATCCCAATTCTCCCCCACCACTCCGAcaaacctttccacatctatgCCCTTCTTTCGCCCCATCTCTCCCACTCTTTTCCGTCCACCCACTCTGCCCATCATCTGGGTAACAGAAGGTTGTCTCTCTTCTCTACAATTAAATTTGTTTCCCCACTCACCCTGgactgtgcgctctggtcctcgaTTCTCCAAGTCTGGGTAAAATAACTGTACGCATTCACCGCTCgtgattttatacatctctgtAAGGTCACCGCTAAGCTCCAATAATTAGTCTCAATCTGCCCTACCTCTCTCCTTAGACCAGTCCCCCGaatccggcaacatcctcgttctcctccttctctttcctcCACTCTCACATTacccaccccactctctctgctCCTCCCCTAACTAATTTTCCTTCTTTTCTCGTGTCCCTATTCTCCCCCACCAATGTCCTTCAAACCTTTCCCCATCTTTGCCCTTTTTTTCACCACATCGTTCGGACACGTCTCCGTCTgccactccctctctccactcGCTCATcccccatttccccctccctttctctcgcccctctctctcttgccTTCTTCGGTCTCTATAACACTCCGCCACACTTGCtgtcatctctctccctcttcaccaTTGGCTGTCACCTTAATCCCATGCCCTCTGGCGCCCATTACCCCGGTCCTGGAAAACGTCTTTGCTCATTCACCTTGCCTGCGCCCCTCGTGGTTTTATACAGATTTGTAAGATCTCCCCTGCGTTCCACGGAATAAAGTCCCGACCTGCCCGACCTCTCTCCATGCCTCACTCCCCCGAGTCCAACATCCTCATAAACTTTCCAGCTCGGTGGCCTTTCCTATATCCGGGCGTCCAAGACTGAACAAGAGCGGCGTCACTGTACAATCTCCCGACTCCTGTACCATCATCTTCCAGAGCTGTGTACCATCTGAGCCCTTGTTAATGTCTAGGTAGATGACATCGACTACCCGTGCCTGATCTGTCCTTCCCGTTCAAATTAGCTCGACAACTCTCCCTGGGTGTCGCGCCATCTAgcatctccctccctcctctatgTTCCATTCTCTCTTCCTacgcctctccctccctctctcaccgcTCCTTTCCTTCGTCATCTCTCCCTACCTTCCGATCTTCCAGCTTCCATCCTGTGACCTTGTCACTGGACTTGTTTAAGTCAGCGTATATTATATCTACCAATCACGACAAACGGGTCCTCCACAATCAAATCGTTCGGTCCAAACTTCCTGGGGCGAACACCATTATACCGAGCAGCCCATCAAATGCATCACTGAATTCCCGAGACATCACGACTACTACACTGCCCTAATCAGACGTCCTTCTGTCTTACTCCAAAGATGGAAATCTGACACGTTCTCTCCGTGGACGCTGTCCACATTTCCTGCTGTCTCCGTGAAGTAGCCAGCATAACCATAGACTCCCACCGAAACCAGCCGGACTCCCTCCCATCGGGGAGAAAGGtacgaaagcacgtcccaccggTCTCAAGGACGGCTTCTTCCCCGTTTCTATCGGATTATCGAACGGCCCCCTCGGTCGATCAGATGGTCTCCTGACCTCACGATCTACCTCGCCGTGGCTCTTTGCAccttatcgtctgcctgcactgccctctctctgtaactgagaCGCTTTATTCAGCATTCTGTGATTGTTTTgcgctgtttgactcctgtgatATGATCTGTATCTATGGATGTAACTGGGACCtctcctgtttgtgatgtatataaaaacatagaaaacctagagcacaaagcagggccttcagcccacaaagctgcgccgaacatgtccctaccttagaactacctgggcgttccccatagacctctattcttctaagctccatgtagccatccagtagTCTCGTAAAATAGCATATCGTATCCGCGTcctccaccgtcgccggcagcccattccacgcactcaccactctccgcataaaaaaaaaatcttatccctgatatctccactgtacctaatttcaagcaccttaaaactgcgccctTTCGTGTCTGTCATTTCAGTCCAGGGGAAAAGCCTCTTACTGTCACACGATCAATGTCTGTCATTATCTCGAACCCCTCTatgaaatcacctctcatcctcagtcgttCCGAGGAGcagaggccgagttcactcaacctataaggcacgcttcccaatccaggaaacatccttgcaaatctcctctgcaccctttctatggcttccacttACTTCCAGTactgaggcgaacagaactgagcacagtactccgagtgggaTCTGACAAGGTCTCTATATAGTGTTATATGGGTATAGCATagatgggtgttgtttaataggtttggcatctccaacatctacatcatgtgaagctatgatagtccttctcggaacatctggaaacaaatccttataattaaaaattaattccttcatctgctgtttctgctgtagctgtaaatgtgctaatttcttatcaatattttccagaatggttgaatttcgtaacctaacagaaacaattttggattaagaatgaaattcagatgaatcatctatcatgttcctagttaaatcaaacacATTATCATTaaacacaacagtcacagtatcagattgtttctcaaaatatggttttatcatatttatatgccAAAGTTGttttgaccttctacgatctggagtttttatcacgtaatccacatcattgattttagacacaatttcataaggaccatgaaatctagcttgtaaaggatttgtctgcactgggaaaagaaccaacacctaatctccaggcttaaacatcctcatcataGCTTCTTTGTCataccaaattttcattttctcctgagccaattttaaattttccttggctaagctacaagctttatgtaacctgtccttaaatttcaaatcatagcccaacaaattagtgtgtatttccttactaatccactgttcttttaaaaaAGCTAATGGTCCTCTAACTCTAACTCCCAAATagaagttcaaatggactgaaacataaagattcttgtaccaattcccttactgcaaataaaagtaagattataccctcatcccaatcactttcattttccacacaatatgtcctaatcatattcttgagggtagaatgaaacctctccaaggcaccctgcgattctggatggtatgcagacgaagtgatttgcttagctcccaatttataaactatctgttgaaacaatccagacataaaattactgccttgttcagtttgtatttccttaagtattccaaaataagtaaagaattttatacgagcctttgtcacagttttagctgttatattcctaagtggtactgcctctggaaagctAGACGAAGCACACATAATAatcaacaagtactgataaccagtttttgtctttggtaatgaaccaacacaatctataataactttagaaaacggttcaccaaatgctggaataggttgaaATGGAGccacttgatttggtttacccacaatttgacaagtatggcacgttttacagaacgttgccacatcttttcttagaccaggccagtaaaaatgttttaaaagctagtccacagttttccttaccccatgatgtccacctaaaggcacactatgagctaaagtcaaaatctcatttcgataaactttagggacaactacctggtaaacaatactCCATTCTTCACTTGCATGAATTGTTGGTGAtctccactttctcatcaacaCCCCtgtttccaagtaatatccttttggcaccttctcaatttcactatctggtagagcttgttctcttaatttcataatctcagggtctctattctgctctgctatcatctccttccgagacagagataaatctacATAGTCAGACTTATTCCAAGAATTTTGTTCAatcaacgaaggtaagaaagtctctgacacatcctcaaaactcgaatcctgagttgaactgtcatgagtaacaaccttatTCTACGCATCAATcattttagccatagctctagtcacaacacaggaagaatctgagttagaattcatctctggttcctctgactccattgtcaaatgtacttcaggaaaaacttgtccaacTGCCAAGttattacctaacaataaagaaatatccttcacaggtaagctaggctataatcctactttaacaaatcctgtaactatccctgactttaaatttactttatgtaaatgtacaggcataacatcactcccaacacctcgtatataatttaaCTCACTAGTATCAGACTCCttattaaacttcaatacactgtctaacatcagtgattgagaagctccagtatccctaaggatttctattggcaccagagtagatccttctttcaatgATACAAACCGTTCAGTTATAAAAtaatcatatccctttttaacttggtcagactctaacaaaacctcatttgtgtttatcgaaccctgcaattttacaggtgcttcagtatgttgcaaacaagcatctggaactgcttccttctctttatttttcaatctgaaacagttagctgttacatggccaggtttcttacaatagttacaaataggaccaaactgtctttccttcacaggttttccttcctccttacctttctcattaacttctgatttaatttctgatttaccttgagtttctgtgttatttttcctcttaaaaattctgccctgaggaaatttattcttatggattaaaacatactcagcAGCTAATCTAGCAGAGTCCTTCAATGtttcagtatccctctcatttaagtaggtccttacttcaaccgggatgcttcttttaaattcctccattaaaatcagctctttcaatgaattatagtcctcatttacatttttagaggaaacccatctctcaaaacagacagctttatcataggcaaattcaacataagtttttttccacagacttcttcaaacttctgaatctttctctatacgcttctgggaccaattcgtatgCTTTCAAATTATgttttttcacaatatcataatcaagtgcttgcgcagcagttaaaactgtacaaacttgttgtgctttgcctttaattacactctgtaacaacactgaccatttatctttcggccactctgaaatctgagcaatcgtttcaaaatattggaaatatctttccacttctgtttcactaaatggtgggaccaatttaatttcttgactagcaactaacggttttctagaaccagaagactgattcccagaccttaattccgccattgcatattcaaaatccctttttttattatcagcttctaacctacaacgctccaattctgctttacattgttccaacttcatttttTCGGTTTGCAACTACATCTCTATAtcacttattggaaacgactctaaaatcgattcatcaaaatcactcgaatccacatagtgtgacgcgatttctctctgtattagagcctttgatgtagacttcaaaatacctttaagttgcaatctaccaGCTAgctcagacacctcagttttttttcgccttcgctaacaactccgcgtctggcgaagccagaaactcatcaatattcattgttgctgaataccactcacaagccaatcaaacaaaagaatcgagtattctccttttccaaaacaccgattcaaaatttaacaagcatttaaactcaaaactGATTCATctcggacgcagcccccatatttatgttacggattcagcaacaataaatatatgagtgaggcaggggtttttataacaaatagaacatttattaaacactgaaaaacaaaccccgaaaagtaaacaaaccactcacgtaaccggaaatcagctgctgtgcggcaggttaaacagttcttaaagaaaTGAAGCTTAAAcggttcttaaagcgatgttgcaaaaacagttcttcaaagtcgtattgcaaaagttcaaaatgcttacagtccatttaagggagaaactttttaagacgatttaaattttctttcacgtcgtgttactGCGACTCCCAGTTGAGctatacttttcccacgaagaatttacgaagatggaaaatgaaacggATTAAAGGCACTaacctttccttgacaaaactgttcccaatcctttctgctatttacagggattaacacggggacagtcaacgaattccttccgaatggggatcaaacaaggtcgaacctgttttaccgtcgaaatcgactttcctcgatcttttaactcccgaattccgatcttcactctccagtgatttttaaatagcagtattataaagaaactgccggcaatgaccttttaaactttaggcattaaataaaactctatCTTTCAACTAacctgcgtcataacattaaatcatgcaatggcatgaagtcaacatggcaaatccagccacgaactgccccacctcacaggaaggggtcctccttttataccctgtaaaacaAAACTGTCACATGAGCTCTACTGGCGGGAacatgacgtcactccaccatcacatgaccattacctcaagtACAGTATAGCTTCAGCACCCGTCACTTGACAAATActccactgtcacgtgtcacgggtacgtaacaatagttgcaatattacctctcggcacgtagatgtatataaatgatctggatgaatttgTAGATGGGTGCAttagtaggtttgcagatgatgcggGAAGAGGTGATGCTGTAAAGAGCGGAGAAAACTCGCCAAGAATTCAGTGGGACTTAAATCAGTTACAGGAtggagatggagtttaacccggacAAACCTAAAATGTTGCCCCTTAATAGGCCAATGACAGAAATGATTGATTTTACGAGGCCGAGCTACTAGCTCGACgcttaacccagcacggatggaaatgTACAAGGGAGCTGTCTGGATTCGAATTCGGCAGTCTACCCTCCAAAGTCTGGCGCTGagaccactacgccaccagccgtaCATATATTGCACCTTGTTAGGTCAAATGAAAGAAATGACACAATATCAAAGCCAGGACCCGAAACATTGttcaaacatagaaacaaagagaaCTTACAGCACAACACCGGCTCCTCGgtgcacaatgctgtgccgaacttgTCCTTACTGTAGATGGACAGAGGATCTTGGTCTCcatgttcatagctccctgaacatGGCTGCAATTTCATGGGATGTTTAAGAAGTCCTATGGCCTTCTTGTCTTTATTATTCGGGACATTGAGTACGAATGACAAGGAGTTACgttacaactttataaaaatcactagttAGGATGAATCAGGCGTATTGTATACagctctggtcaccccattatcggaaggatgtcagGGCGTTGGGGAGCCTCCGGAGAGGTTTAACAGGACTCTGCCGGGATTTGATGGCATGTGTTACAACGAGAGGTCGGACACCTGGGTTGCTTCCTCTGGAGCGGAGGAGGCTCAGGGGAGATCAATCTGATCTGAGGAATCCGTCAGACATCTGTCAGCCTTTGCCAAGTCATGGAATTGGGACTCTCGGCGATGACGGCTGAAACGCGAtgagattgagagagggagggggtgatcgtggtgggaggagagagcgCGGATTGGGGGGTGGGAGGGTGTCCTAGTGCGGAAGATGGCTGATTTCACAAACACGCTGAATGGTCTCACTACAGGTGCGCAGAAACAGGAGCCGAAGAAGAACATTGGAAATAGATCGTACCGTAAGATCTGCCTACTCGGCCTCGTTGCGTCCATCATCATTGCGATAGTGGCCGGACTCTCGATCTATGGTGAGTCAAACGGGCTCAGGGTCCAGCCAGACCGTAATTAAACAGAGTGCAATGAAGTGTTATCATAAAACCTCAGAGTGATGCCGACACGTCCTTCGTTATAACAGCGACACACTTCTAATCCCGTCAAAGACACGGCCTGAGCCATTACACAATCAGGACTCAGACTGACTCCCATACGCCATTCGCCATTACACCAGTAATCCTGTCCCCATAGCACTGACATAACCCTGTACACGGCACAGGTACCTCCTTACAGCGACACGAACACGaccctcaccgtgacacagaaATGCCCCTCAAAGTGACAGCAACTCACCCCACACTGTCACATCGAGATGACCCTGTCCGTGTTACTGAAAAAAACTCCTCAAGGCTCCAGCTCTCTGTAAGACCAGCAAACTCCCCACTGTGGCACAAACACACCCGACACCATGAGACAGACAATACCTCACTGAGACCCGCCAGACCTCTCACACGGACACGGAACCAGGTATCGCATTGTCACGTCACGTTCATCACCGAAACACCTCACGAATCGCAGTGTCACGTCACGCCCATCCCCGCAATACCGACACGTCCCTCACTGTGACATGGAATCAACCATCGCCGTGATACTGACAAGACTCGCACCGCACGGTGTCACATAGTCTCGTCACTGTGACACCCACACACCCGTCCGCTTGAGAGTCACAACCCTCACTCCTGACAATGACAAGGTTCTTACCGTGTCACGTACACGATCTGCACTGTGAAACCGGACGCCCCCCTCTGAGAGACAAAACTATCACACCTTCACTGCAACATTCGTCACATTGACACCTACACGCTCCTCAACGTGAACCACACCGCACcttgacactgacacacccatgaCCGCGATCCGCCGAGCACGTGACGCAGACTCACACGTCACTGTAAACGGTAAACATCCACTTCAATCTCTCTCAGTGTCAGAGATTCGTCTGTCTCAACCCCTTTGGGACATGAAGGGGACACGGAACCAATGTCGACTACTGGTCCATAATTTGAACTCAACCGTTGAATCCAAGATGTCCGAGAAATCCCATCTGAATTTCATCGACTGCGCCTGTCTCCAGAACCTGGGTGAAATTTGCCAATTTCTGACCAGTAGCAGAGGTGAGGCAATGTCGCCCTCCTACTCCGCTCCtcatctgagagagagagagagagagagagagagagagcggagagagagagagagaggagagcgagagagagaggagagagagagagagagagagagagagagagagagagagagagagagagagagagagagagagagagggggggaggggaggggagtgggattgagattgagattgattcacactgtctctgaccctgtgtctgATGAAACAGtctgagggagtttcactcagtgtctgaccccgggagtgtatgatcgGACGGTGTGAAAGGAGCTtccctctgtatctgaccccagaagtgcgagatgggacggtgtgcagggagttttACTCTGAGTTCgaccctgggagtatgtgatgggagagtgtggtgggagattcatgGTCACTCTGACCACAAGAGTGTTTGATAATTCCTTACCCTAATTCCTTATTTCCAGAGCGAAAGTGTTCCCAGGCTTGGGAAAAATATGGTGACCGGTGTTATTTCTTCTCCACGTTTGAAACATCTTACGATGGAGCGAGGCAACAATGTTCAGACTTTGATTCAAGACTCCTCGAGATCAGTTCAAATgatgaagcggtatgtgtcacCTCGGGAGAAGAGATTTATCCACACGTGTCACACCTCTACCCGGATGAGTCAAAGAGTGGAGGTGGCTGTTCACTGACTCATCACATACGCCcggagtcaggcacagagtgaatctcccgcctcaccgtcccatcacacactcccggggtgagacacaaagtgaaacttcctcctccccgtcccatcactcactcctatTGTAATAAACTGACCGTAAATAGTTTTCGATTCCCGGCATTTATCAATGGAATTTAATTTCACAGAGGTTTGTTTTCGACGCTCGTTTGTACGGAAACGGTGcacactggattggaaaatgcgagaacgggtgagatttggactgatctgtagggtgagaggggaaatgaCATCGTCCTGGCGGGAGAAAATGGGTTTAGTTTCCTGACTGAATTAGGATAGTGGGACGAGGGAGGGCATTGGGATTTTGTGGTAGACTGACACGAAACTGTGGGGAGAAAGAGGGGCAAGGGATTAATTTTGGGATGACAGAGGTCTCCGGGTCGAGAGTGTGCCTGTAGGATTTATTTAGGGCCAGCCATGCCTTGGGGAGCGGGCGGATCGGTGGGAATATTTTGTGGACTGAAAACAGATCTGAGGGGAAAGAGTGGGTCTGCTGGATTAGTATGCACTCTGACACAGGACTACGGAGAGAGAGATggtcagtgggattaatttggaggCGGACCAGAGGCTGTGGGGAGCGCAgtccagtgggattagtttggagacggaCCAGAGGCTGTGGGGAGCGCAgtccagtgggattagtttggagacggaCCAGAGTCTGTGGGGAGCGCAgtccagtgggattagtttggagacggaCCAGAGGCTGTGGGGAGCGCAgtccagtgggattagtttggagccTGACTAAAGGCTGCGCGGAGACTGGGTCAGATGGATTAGTTCGGCGACGGTGTCGTGTTGTCCGATGCAGCCGAtttgtctctgttgaaattgttGCATCCTCTTTGATAGGAAAGTGGCCTCTGAACTCCTGTACGGGGTGTACTCAGGGAGGTCCGTCTGCGGTAATTGCAACTCGTACATATGGGGTTCTTCTTGCAGTCGTGCTCAccgtttcatctgcgagaagtcggCACCATTGTTCCCGGAAATTCTTCAgaagatccaggatctctgtccACAGCCCGTGGAGTCGAATTGAATCAAGTGACTATCCCCCTTTCGCATCCTTCTCTTCCCTCCACTCTCAAACCCCCATCCTCTCATATTTCCCGCTGACTttctctgccccatcctcctACTCCATTCTCATCCACTGgtcgcaaccccattctccccagcCCGCAGTGAGAAAACCTTTCACACCATCTATCCCCTTCCTCCTAGACACACCCCGTCCCCCGTCCCGCTCTTTCCCACTCCCTCTAACTctcactccaccccctcccctccctttgTTTCATCGCTCTTTCTCCGTCCGTTCTTTCTCCGCTGTGTCTGCAAACCTCTTTACCCTTtcacccactttctccccactctaTACCCAACTACCTCCCTCCTCTCCCCGTTATCTCGAAATCCTCcgtctctctgatctctctctctttctcctttgcatccactctcacctcaacCGTGTGCCGTCTGGTTCTCGATAACCCAAACCTTGGTGAGAGTCTGTGCGCATTCCCTCTGTCTGTGCCCCTCTCGGGTTTATGCGCTTCTGTAAGTTTAtatctacgctccagggaataaagtcccgaccttccctccactctctccataactcagtgcTCCGAGTCCCGGCCATATTTCCGTAGAACTCCCTGTAAAATATATCCAGTTCACTGACATTTTTCCTAAAGCAGGGCGGCCTCACCGACGACTTGTCCCATGgcaacgtgacctcccgactcctgtactcagtgtgacCAGCGGGCCAAGTGTCCTGTCCACCCCATCGGATGTTTTCCACTGGAATCGCTGTTTCCTTTATTATCTGAAACTTATAAAacctggaatttgttgttttgcagcatcgATACGGCGCAAACATGTAGAATCAATGTAAATTACAAAACACATAATAAAAACCTCAAAAATGTGGAGGTGGTGCACCTGTGTTCAAAACTTAGGTGCAGGAGGGGGAGAAGGTGTTTCAGAACTAGTGAgtgttcaggcttctgtacctcttcctcGATGTTGGTATTGAGCAGGGAGATTGTCCCGGGGTGAGGGGCCTCGCTGATGGATGCCCCCTTCTCGAGGCATCgcatcttgaagatgtcctcgatgctggggaaggtggtgttTTTGACGCTGGTTGAGTTTACATCCCTCTGCAGCCTCCGGTGACTCTGTCCCTTGCGGCttccacaccaggcggcgatgctacaagtcagaatgctcccaACTTTCATCTGTAGACAATTGCCGGTCTTCAGTGAAAGGCCAAATATTCTCAGATTCCTGACGTTGCAACACCTTCTGTAATGAGAGAGCTATGGGTGGCGGTGAAAGGAAGTGTAGAGAATGGTCTGAAATACACTCAGACTCCTGACGTTGTAAGACCTTCTGTAATGAGAGAGCTATGGGTGGCGGTGAAAGGAAGTGTAGAGAATGGTCTGAAATACACTCAGACTCCTGACGTTGTAACATCTTCTGTAATGAGAGAGCTATGTGTGGCGGTGAAAGGAAGTGTAGAGAATGGCCTGAAATACACTCAGACTCCTGACGTTGTAACACCTTCTGTAATGAGAGAGCTATGGGTGGCGGTGAAAGCAAGTGCAGAGAATGGTCTGAAATACACTCAGACTCCTGACGTTGTAACACCTTCTGTAATGAGAGAGCTATGGGTGGCGGTGAAAGCAAGTGTAGAGAATGGTCTGAAATACACTCAGACTCCTGACGTTGTAGCACCTTCTGTAATGAGAGAGCTATGGGTGGCGGTGAAAGGAAGTGTAGAGAAT
This DNA window, taken from Hemitrygon akajei unplaced genomic scaffold, sHemAka1.3 Scf000035, whole genome shotgun sequence, encodes the following:
- the LOC140720041 gene encoding C-type lectin domain family 12 member B-like; its protein translation is MADFTNTLNGLTTGAQKQEPKKNIGNRSYRKICLLGLVASIIIAIVAGLSIYVSEIRLSQPLWDMKGTRNQCRLLVHNLNSTVESKMSEKSHLNFIDCACLQNLGEICQFLTSSRERKCSQAWEKYGDRCYFFSTFETSYDGARQQCSDFDSRLLEISSNDEARFVFDARLYGNGAHWIGKCENGKVASELLYGVYSGRSVCGNCNSYIWGSSCSRAHRFICEKSAPLFPEILQKIQDLCPQPVESN